TGAGGTAGATGGCATTGCACAAAACGGGGAGATCGTGATCGAGGCGATGACCGAACACATCGAAAATGCAGGTGTCCATTCGGGGGATGCAACGGTGGTTCTTCCTCCCCAGCGCCTCTATCTCGAGACGATTCGTAGAGCGAAGAAGATCACGCAAGAGATCGTAAAAAACCTTGCGATCACAGGCCCCTTCAACATGCAGTTCATCGCCAAAAATAATGCGCTCCAAGTGATCGAGTGCAATGTGCGCGCATCGCGCTCATTCCCCTTCGTCTCAAAAGTTACCGACAACAATTTCATCGAGATCTCGACGCAAGTCATGATGAAGAAGCACAAGCCAAAGCACTATGAGACGCTCGAGCTCTCCTACGTTGGCGTGAAGGCTCCACAATTCTCCTACCAGAGGCTAAAAGGTGCAGACCCGGTCGCGCACGTGGAGATGGCCTCTACCGGGGAGGTCGCATGCCTGGGAGGAGATCTCCTCGAGGCCTTCTTCAGCTCCTGGCTTGCAACAGATCAGAAGACTCCGAAGAAGCGGCTACTCGTCAGCATCGGCGGAGATAAGAAGGTGAAGCTACTCGATCAGCTCAGAATACTAGAGGAGAAGGGGTGGGAGCTCTATGCGACGGAGGGAACCCACGACTACCTCTCGAAACATGGCATCGCCTCGATCTGCCTTTATAAAGCGAGTGAGAGAATCGAACCGAATGTGATGACACTGATTGCAGGAAGGGAGATCGACCTGATCATCAACATCCCTCGCACGACAGGGACCAACCATCGCACCGATGGGTATAAGATCCGCAGGCTCTCCATCGACCATCATCTCCCTCTGATTACCAACCTGCAGATCGCACAGATCTTCCTCCAGTGCTTGGGAGAGTTAAACCCTGAAAAAATCCCCGTGAGATCCTGGAGAGAGTACCTTGAGTTGTAAGACAGGCTTTAAGAACTCTGTGATTAAAGCTCTCTCCTCCTGTTTCAAGGGGAAGAAGAGAGCTCCTGCGGATGAGCGCCGCTTTCTTGTCGTGAGCACGACGGGTCTCGGAGACACTCTCTGGGGAGTTCCCGCCATCCGTGCGCTGCGTCAGAACTTTCCTGGCGCCTACATCGCAGTGCTCACAAGTCCTGTCGGAGGCGAGCTTCTCAAAAACAACCGGATGATCAACGAGCTCTTCGTGCTGAAAAAGCCGCACCTCTTCTCGATCCTCTCCCACTTTTTCCAGCTGCGAAAGCGCAAGATCGAGACGATCCTACTCTTTCACGCCTCTCAGCGCATCGTCTTCCCCTTCTGTGCTTTTTTAAATCCGCACGAGCTAATTGGAACCCGCGGAATTAACAAGGGGCTCGATATCCTATTCTCTAAAACGCTTGAAAATATACCTATCCACGAAGTTGAACGGCGCCTAAAAATCGTGAAGGAGACTGGAGCTGAGATCCTGGATCCCTCTCTGGAGTTCACACTCTCACCCGAGGATGAGAAGCGCGCCGAACGTTTTTTAAAAGAGAAGCAGATCTCTCCCATACTGCCACTGGTCGGTATTCACCCCGGCTCAAAAGATGAGTTTAAGAGGTGGCCCGAAGAGCACTTCATCGAAGTGGGAAATCGGCTCGTGAACCATCTTGGCTGCCAAGTTGTTGTCACGGGAAACAGATCTGAAAAAGAGCTAGTTGAGCGTATCGCCTCTAAAATCCGAGGCGCCGTCGCTATGACAGGTGAGCTCGGTTTGGGTCCGCTGGCAGCTCTCATCGGAAGGTTCTCTCTGATGCTCAGCAACGACACTGGCCCCATGCATATCGCGTTTGCGATGAAGACGCCAACTGTTGCGCTCTTTGCTCCTACAGATCCAAAACTCTGCGGCCCCTACTACGCTCCGAGAAGCGTTCCTATCTACAAAAAGCGCACCTGCACCCCGTGTCTGCGCAAAAAGTGCGCCGCCCCTTTTTGCCTCTTGCAAATCTCTCCGCAGGAAGTTTACGATGCGGCACTCACTCTCTTTTATCAGGCAGGAGCCGAAAAGCATGTCTAAAAAGAAAAGCACTCAAACTCTTGAGAATCGCAGTCTGATCTCCATTGCCGATCTCTCCAAAGAGGAGATTGAAAAGCTGCTTAAATCGGCTGCGCAGTTCAAGAAGAGTCCTCCCAAAAATCTGCTTCAAGGCCAGATTCTCGCAAGCTGCTTTTTCGAGCCTTCAACACGCACGCGCCTCTCATTTGAAGCTGCGATGCTAAAACTCGGTGGCCAGGTAATCGGCTTCTCCGATGCCAGTTCGACATCGATGAAAAAAGGCGAATCTCTAAGCGATTCGATGAAGATCATCGGAGGGCTCTCCGACCTAATCGTGATTCGCCATCCGATGGAGGGAGCAGCTCGCCTTGCAAGCCAATCGACAACAAAGCCCGTCATCAATGCGGGCGATGGCGCAAACCAGCACCCCACCCAGACGCTGCTCGACCTCTTCTCGATCAAAGAGTGCCAAGGAAGACTGGAAGGGTTAAATGTCGCCATCGTGGGCGATCTAAAATATGGCAGGACGGTCCACTCTCTCGCTTACGCGGCAGCGCTCTTCGACATGCGCCTCTACTTCGTCTCACCGGAAGAGCTTACGCTTCCTGAAACAGTCTTGCAGCAACTGAGAAAGATGCGAGGAAAGTTCTCCTTCCACCACACGATCGAAGAGGTCATAGGAAAGGTAGACATTCTCTACATGACAAGGCTTCAGAAAGAGCGGTTTGACGAATCGGTCTACGAGAAGGTGAAAGAGAGCTACATTCTGAAAGAGGCTCTTCTTAAAAAGGCGCAGAAGCATCTAAAGGTGCTGCATCCTCTTCCACGCGTGAACGAGATCGAAATCTCAATCGATAAAACTCCATACGCCTACTACTTTCAGCAAGCGGAAAATGGGCTCTTTGTACGCCAAGCTCTTTTAGCTCACATCCTGGGCAAGAAATAGGGGATAGCTTCATGGAAAAAAAAGTCTCTGTATCAGCAATTCGCGATGGCACAGTGATCGACCACATCACTCAGGGATCTGCACTCATCATCATCCGCCTGCTTAAACTACCGCGCGATCAGAATCGCGTGACTGTAGGGTTGAACCTCTCTTCTCGATCCATGGGATTTAAGGATCTAATCAAGATAGAGAACTGCTTTCTGACAGAGAAAGAAGCCAATGACATCGCCGTCTTTGCACCTGAGGCGACACTCAGCATCATCCGCGATTATAAAGTTCAGCAGAAGATGAAAGCGCGCCTACCAGACGTTCTCGAAAACATTCTCGTCTGTGCAAACCCCTGCTGCATCACGCGCAAAGAGCCCGTAAACACTCTTTTCTATGTTGAAGAATTCAAACAGAAGATCTTCCTGCGCTGCGGCTTCTGTGAAAAACTTTTTGAACGCAGTGAAATTCGGGATTACAAGACGTGATTGAGATTAAAAATGCACGCACGATAGACGGTAAAACTATCGACAAGCAGATCCCCTCCTCTGAACATCGAGTCATCGATGCCAGCGGGCTCACTCTTTTTCCAGGACTTATCGATCCACATGTACACTTCCGCACCCCAGGCCTCGAACACAAAGAGAACTGGATGAGCGGAGCAAGAGCTGCGATCCGCGGCGGCATCACCACCGTGTTCGATATGCCCAATACGCAGCCTCCTACAACGACAAGAGAGCGTCTGCTCGAAAAAAAACAGCTGATCGACAAGCAGCTTCAAGAGGTCGATATCCCCCTGCGCTATCAACTCTATTTTGGCGCGGATAAGAACCATTTTGATGAGATCCACAAGTGCAAGCCCGATATCGTCGCAATTAAAGTTTTCATGGGCTCATCAACTGGAGAGCTGCTTATGGATGACGATAGCAGCCTGCATGCGATATTCAGTCTCGCAAAAAGCCTCGATCTCATGGTTGCAGTCCACGCTGAAGATGAGGCGCTCATCCACCAGCGGAAAGAGCTCTTTGTTGGGCAGACTGCACCCGAGACGCACTCAAAGCTCCGAAGCCGAGATGTGGCAATCAGAGCCACCCAGCACGCAATCGCCCTCGCTCAGCTCTACCACACACGCCTCTACATCCTTCACGTGAGCACAAAGGAGGAGGTCGAGCTGATTGCTCAAGCAAAGAAAGAGAAGGTAAACGTCTTTGCAGAGACGACACCTCACCACCTCTTCCTCACAGAAGAGAGCTACAAGAAGTTTGGCACTAAAGTTCAGATGAATCCTCCAATTCGCACGCAAGAGGATTGTGAAGGCCTCTGGAGAGGGATTCTGCAGGGAGCAATCGACACCATCGGCTCCGATCACGCCCCTCATACTTTAGAAGAGAAGAGCAAGCCTTATGGCCTGGCACCTTCTGGCATTCCCGGTATCGAGACGACCCTGCCCCTTCTCTTAGATGCTCACCACAAGGGGCGTCTTTCGCTTCCTCAGATCGTCCGCCTCATGCGGGAGCGCATCCTCGAGATCTTCCGCCTCCCCTCGAATGACGATTTTGTTCTTGTCGATCTCGCCAAAGTAAAAACAGTTAAAGATGAAGAGCTCAAAACAAGAGCGGGCTGGTCTCCCTATGCTGGATGGGAGCTAAAGGGGTGGCCAGTATATACGATAGTCAAAGGGAGGGTTTATGAGTCGGGATAGTTTGCCTAACTGGTATCCAGAGAATCCTCCAATTTATGACATCCACAAGACCTATTTAGATAACGCACTCCATGGCCCTTTTTTTAAAGGCGAGCCACCAGCTCGCATCTTCCCTCCTAAAAGCGAGTGGATCGATTTTCTAGACGTAAAAATCGCCTCTCGTCTTGGAGTGCCTGCAGGACCTCTACTCACTGCAAACTGGATTAAACTCGCAGCGAATCTCGGCTTTGATGTCGTCACCTATAAAACGATCCGCAGCAGACAGCATCCCGCGCATCCCCTTCCAAATATGATCTATGTCGATACACATGGAAGCACGAATGTAGAGGGAGAAGAGGAGAAGCGCGCCGCCCAGACAGCTCTGCTTCCCTCCGATATCGAGCAGCTTGCCGTTACAAACTCCTTTGGCATGCCATCGATGGCTCCCGACTTTTTAATGCAGGATATCGCCCGCGCAAATAGCTATTTAAAAGCTGGCCAGGTGATGATCGTCTCTGTTGTGGGAACTCCGCGCCCAAATGAAGATTTCCGAGATGATTTCGTTCAAGCTGCCCGTTTTGCAAAAGAGGCGGGCGCTAAAATCATCGAAGCGAACTTCTCCTGTCCTAATGTCGAGAAGAGCGAAGGTTGCCTCTACATGTCTCCACAGACTGTTCTGGATATTGCAAGCGCTCTAGTTAAGGCGATTCATCCCACCCCTCTGATTCTGAAGATGGGAGTCTTTTCAAACGAAAAGCAGATGCGAGATGTCCTTATCGCCTCTGCAAAAGCAGGCGTGCGCGCTGTTGAAGGGATTAATAGTGTGAGTATGCGTGTCGTTAATGAGAAAAAAGAGCCAGCTCTGGGGCAGAGCAGGCTCACGTCAGGGATATGCGGAGGGCCCATCAGACAGGCGGCGCTCCACTTCATCAGGCAAGCGGCCCAGATTAATAAAAAAGAAAAATTAGGGCTTACCCTCATCGGCTGCGGAGGAATCACTGCTCCAGCACATTTCGATCACTTCCTAGAAGCAGGAGCTGAAGTTGCCATGAGCGCAACCGGCATGATGTGGGACCCCTATCTCGCCCTCAAATACCACCAATCCAGATAAGAAAGAGAAGGGAAAAGATCGGGCACCGGCACGGGCACGCACACGTTCACGAAAGAAAAAAGTGAGAACAATCAGGAACAAAAAAAGAGAGAAAGATTCTGTATTTTTCTTTCTTTCGTGAACGAGCCCGCGTGCGTGCCCGTGCCCGATCTTCTTCTTGCCCCGATCTTCTATCTTAGTGGCGGGTGATCTTCCAGCTGTCGATCGATCTTATGAATGCTTTTGCAAGCTGAAGCAGCGCTCTGCGGTCTTCAAAGCTTTTGGAGACGATGAGGCGTGCGTGCTCTGCAATAGGAGCAGGGCCGCCCACTAGAGTCTGGCCATAGATCTCTCGCATTCCCTTTGGCTTGCGCCCTAAAAGCTCTTCGAAATCCTTCGCACAGAGAAGTTGGCTCTCTTGAGACATCTGATCCAATACTTCAAAGGCGTTCACGGAGTAGGGAGCAATCCTTCCCATTGGAAAGTGCTCTGCAATGCAGCGCGCAAACTTATAAGGAATGTGAATCACCCATCTTCTTCCATCTCTTCCAACAAGCGTGAAAAGCTCCTTTTGCGTTACAACATCAGAGCCAACCGCATTGATAATTTTAGCGAAGTCGCCATCTCGTTCAGCACCATTAAGTGCGGCGTCGTATAAGCAGTGCTCTGAAACTGGCTGTTGGAACTGATTTCCAGAGCCGAGCACAGGAACAACACGGGACGCCCAGAACTGATCTGGAGAGTAGGCGTGGCCCATATCAACCCTTCCACATGGAGTTGGATCGGGGAGAACGAGTCCGGGGCGCAGAACGGTCACGCTCCCTTTCTCGGGCTTCTTCAAGAGGATTCTCTCATCTGTCTCGTGTTTAAGACGGGCATATTCGCAGTCGGAACCCATGCCATTAACGGTTGCAGCAATAGATGAGATATGGACAAGGGAGAGCCTTTCCGCAGCCCTCTCAGCAATGTTTTTTACTCCTTTAAAAAAAGCAACAGGGATATCTTGATTGAGCTTTTTAAGAGTTGACCCTTTAGGAGCTACTGCTCCTCCTATCAAGTTCAATGCTGTGCACTGGGAGACCTTCTCAACACCCAATTTTTTCATCCCCTCTTGCGTAGCTTTTGCAAAGTGGTCGGGATCTTCCATCTTGTTTCGCTCGACAAGAACGAACTCGAGTCCAGGAACGCTTGCAGAGAGATTCTCTTTATTGCTGGTTAGAGCAACGACGTTATAACCGCGCTCCATCAACTTAAGAATTGGGGTACGCGCAGTTGTAGCACCAGCACCCGAGACCACAGCGAGCTTCTTGGGAGATTTTGGAGTAGCAGGTTCTGATGTGCTATTCGTTACAGTGCGTAAAGCGAGTTTGGAAATACCTTTTGGACTCCCTAACCCTCTCGGGCTTCCTAACGAGTTAGAGGATCTCGAGAAGTTCTGCGCTCTTCTGCAACTTGTTCTAGCGGCTCTCATTGACATAACAAACCTATTTATTTAGTATTAATATGTAAAATTATACATTATGATTAATTAATAAAAAATACTTATTTATATATCATAAAATATTTCATATTATACTAATAATAAACAACTTACAATAACAAAAATCCTATTTTTATTGAAATTAACCGCCTCTCATGCCATAATTGCTGAAAACAAACGAAATTTAGGTGCTTAATATGGCTTACAGAGTAGCTCCACGTGCCCTTCCATACGCCCTGCTAAGAGAGGCTTACACTCAAACTCGCCAAGTTCACTCTTTTAAACCCCTAGATTTCTTTCAAAAAAAACCTTTACATTCCGAGCCTGCTGAAAAAAAACAGATCACAGTTCTATCAAAAGAGGAGCTAAAAGCTCTTTGCGATAAGAACTTTAGAGAGGCCCTTCTTAAAGCCTCCAAGCAGTTTGAACAAAAGCCCAAGACTTCGAAAAGCTAGACCTCTTCACAATTTTCTCTAAAATCTATAATCTCGTGCTTTTACATCTGAGGCACGATGAATACCCGTCAGCTAGCTCTCGCCCTTTTTGAAATTCAAGCAATAAAATTTGGCTCTTTTACGTTAAAGAGCGGCCTTGAATCTCCCATCTATCTCGACCTTCGCCTCATCATCTCCTTCCCCTCTCTTCTCAAAGAGATCTCAGAAATGATGTGGAAAAAGGCTGAAAATCTCTCTTTTGATCTGGTCTGCGGCGTGCCCTACACCGCCCTTCCCCTTGCCACTTGCCTCTCTGTTCTGCATGACGTTCCGATGATTCTGCGCCGCAAAGAGGTAAAAGAGTATGGAACAAAAAAGAGAATTGAAGGGGTCTTCGAGCAGGGACAATCCTGTCTTATTCTCGAAGATGTCATCACAACTGGAAGCAGCATCTTAGAGACGTGCCACTCTCTTTCTGAAGAGGGGCTACAAGTAAAAGATGCCATTGTTATCGTCGATCGTCAGCAAGGAGCAAGAACTCATCTCCAAGAAAAAGGGATCCGCACCCACTCTTTAACCACACTTTCAGAACTCGTAAACCTTCTCTACGACTCGCAAAAAATCGATCGCCAGCTCTTTCAAACAAGCATGAGTGTGCTGCAACAATGAAACCACTTTCATACGGAGAGAGAGGCAACCTCTGCCAGAATCCTACCGCAAAAAAACTCTTTCGCATCATGGAAGAGAAGCGCACGAATCTATGTGTTTCTGCAGACTTTACAAAAGCGGAAGAGCTATTGAGCTTCGCAGACAAGATCTCCCCTGAGATCTGCCTTCTAAAAACGCATATCGACATCCTAGAAGACTTCTCTCCATACGTTACAGAAACGCTCAAACGGCTATCAGAAAAGAAGCAGTTTCTCATCTTTGAAGATCGCAAGTTTGCAGACATTGGAAACACCGTCCTTCAGCAGTACCAGGGGGGAATTTATAAGATTGCCGAGTGGGCGGACATCACCAATGCGCATATCGTTCCGGGACCTGGGATTATCGCCGGATTGAAAGAGGTAGGACTCCCTAGAAAACGAGGACTCCTTCTCTTAGCAGAGATGAGCTCTGAGGGGACTTTAGCTCAAGGAGGCTATACGACAAGAGCTGTAGAGATGGCTAAACGTCACGACGATTTTGTCATCGGATTCATCAGCATGCGCAAGCTCAGCGACGACCCTCGAATGATTCACATGACGCCCGGAGTTCAGAGGGGCGCTTCAAAAGACGCCCTCGGCCAGCAGTATCAGACGCCCGAAAATGTGATTAATGCAGGCAGCGACATCATCATCGTCGGCAGAGGAATTACTGCCGCAAAAGACCCCCTTATCGAAGCCGTTCAATATAAAAATGAAGCGTGGAAGGCGTATGCCTCACGCAGATAGCAGCCCCTTTATCTCCATCGTAATTTTAAACTGGAACGGCAAGAGGGATACCCTTGCTTGTCTAGAGTCGGTTGCAAAAATTGATTACCCGCGTTTTGAGACGATCCTCGTAGACAATGGTTCAACAGACGACTCTGTGAAAGCGGTCCGCGAAAAATTTCCTGGAGTTACACTTCTTGAGACGGGAGCAAATCTCGGATTTGCCGGAGGAAACAATGTGGGAATTGCGCATGCGCTTAAAACTGGCGCAGATGCCATTCTTCTCCTTAACAATGATACCGAAGTTGATCCCGGCCTTTTGAAAGCCTTTGCGGCGCAACTCAAAAACCAGCCCGAGGCAGGGATTCTGGGGGCTACGATCTACCTCTTCGATGAGAGGGAAAGACTCGACCATCTCGGTGGCAATTGGAACAAAAAGAGAGCCGCCTTTGATTTTATCGGCCACAGAGAACGCGTTACAAACCAAGTTAAGACCCTGGCTCTCGACTACGTCTGCGGCGCAGCTCTTCTCGCTAGAAGAGAGGTTTTTGAAAAGGTCGGAGAGCTCGAGCCCCTCTTTTTTCTCATCTGGGAAGAGGCCGACTTCTGCATGAGAGCAAAGCGCGCTGGCTTCCTCTCGATGACCTGTCCCGATGCGCAAATCTGGCATAAGGTCTCCGCCTCTTTTGTGGGAGGCAAGCGCCACACCACCTACTTCTGGTGGAGAAACCGTCTCTTATGGATTGAAAGAAACTGCTCGCGCATGGAGATCCTCTCTCTCTACTTGCGCGTTCTTCTTCCCGAAATTTCTCACCTTCTAAAATTGCGCCTCTTGAAAGGCCTTCAGCTCCACTGCTTAGGCTTTCTTCAATCCCCAGAAAAAAAGGCCGAAAAACGCCAAAAGCTCACTCAATACCGAGCCGCCCTCCGCGGCATCTCCGACTATCTCCTCCGCCGCTTCGGCAGCGCCCCCCCTTGGATCTTCCAAAAATAAAGCGCGGAAGAAGCGCTCGGCCCGGGAAGAGCGCTCGGCCCGCCGGGAGAAATGGACGTCAATGGACAAGAAACGGACGAAAATGGACGGAAAATGGACAGGCGGGCAAGAGAGAGAAAGAATTCTTTCTTCAGCGCGTGTCCATTTTTTGTCCATTTCCTGTCCATGCTCGTCCATTTTCGTCCATTTCTTCCTCCGAGCGCTTCTTCTGAAAATGAGCGGGACGATAAATAGGGCGGGTGATATAAAGAGATACAGAGGGTAAGCATTCTATGAACCTATCACGATTGCGCGCGCTTGCAAGATGGCTGCTTTGTGCTGTCTTTATTCTACTTGCAGCTTGCGAAGCCAACATGGTTATCGTCAATGATGTCGAAGAGCGAGAAGCCAACGAGATCATCGTCTTTTTAGCCAGCAAAAACATCTCAGCAGATAAGGTCCCCTCTCCTAGTGCAGGTCCCGGCGGAGGCACTTCAGCTCCTCTATGG
This window of the Chlamydiales bacterium genome carries:
- a CDS encoding glycosyltransferase family 9 protein → MSCKTGFKNSVIKALSSCFKGKKRAPADERRFLVVSTTGLGDTLWGVPAIRALRQNFPGAYIAVLTSPVGGELLKNNRMINELFVLKKPHLFSILSHFFQLRKRKIETILLFHASQRIVFPFCAFLNPHELIGTRGINKGLDILFSKTLENIPIHEVERRLKIVKETGAEILDPSLEFTLSPEDEKRAERFLKEKQISPILPLVGIHPGSKDEFKRWPEEHFIEVGNRLVNHLGCQVVVTGNRSEKELVERIASKIRGAVAMTGELGLGPLAALIGRFSLMLSNDTGPMHIAFAMKTPTVALFAPTDPKLCGPYYAPRSVPIYKKRTCTPCLRKKCAAPFCLLQISPQEVYDAALTLFYQAGAEKHV
- the pyrB gene encoding aspartate carbamoyltransferase, whose amino-acid sequence is MSKKKSTQTLENRSLISIADLSKEEIEKLLKSAAQFKKSPPKNLLQGQILASCFFEPSTRTRLSFEAAMLKLGGQVIGFSDASSTSMKKGESLSDSMKIIGGLSDLIVIRHPMEGAARLASQSTTKPVINAGDGANQHPTQTLLDLFSIKECQGRLEGLNVAIVGDLKYGRTVHSLAYAAALFDMRLYFVSPEELTLPETVLQQLRKMRGKFSFHHTIEEVIGKVDILYMTRLQKERFDESVYEKVKESYILKEALLKKAQKHLKVLHPLPRVNEIEISIDKTPYAYYFQQAENGLFVRQALLAHILGKK
- the pyrI gene encoding aspartate carbamoyltransferase regulatory subunit → MEKKVSVSAIRDGTVIDHITQGSALIIIRLLKLPRDQNRVTVGLNLSSRSMGFKDLIKIENCFLTEKEANDIAVFAPEATLSIIRDYKVQQKMKARLPDVLENILVCANPCCITRKEPVNTLFYVEEFKQKIFLRCGFCEKLFERSEIRDYKT
- the pyrC gene encoding dihydroorotase; amino-acid sequence: MIEIKNARTIDGKTIDKQIPSSEHRVIDASGLTLFPGLIDPHVHFRTPGLEHKENWMSGARAAIRGGITTVFDMPNTQPPTTTRERLLEKKQLIDKQLQEVDIPLRYQLYFGADKNHFDEIHKCKPDIVAIKVFMGSSTGELLMDDDSSLHAIFSLAKSLDLMVAVHAEDEALIHQRKELFVGQTAPETHSKLRSRDVAIRATQHAIALAQLYHTRLYILHVSTKEEVELIAQAKKEKVNVFAETTPHHLFLTEESYKKFGTKVQMNPPIRTQEDCEGLWRGILQGAIDTIGSDHAPHTLEEKSKPYGLAPSGIPGIETTLPLLLDAHHKGRLSLPQIVRLMRERILEIFRLPSNDDFVLVDLAKVKTVKDEELKTRAGWSPYAGWELKGWPVYTIVKGRVYESG
- a CDS encoding tRNA-dihydrouridine synthase encodes the protein MSRDSLPNWYPENPPIYDIHKTYLDNALHGPFFKGEPPARIFPPKSEWIDFLDVKIASRLGVPAGPLLTANWIKLAANLGFDVVTYKTIRSRQHPAHPLPNMIYVDTHGSTNVEGEEEKRAAQTALLPSDIEQLAVTNSFGMPSMAPDFLMQDIARANSYLKAGQVMIVSVVGTPRPNEDFRDDFVQAARFAKEAGAKIIEANFSCPNVEKSEGCLYMSPQTVLDIASALVKAIHPTPLILKMGVFSNEKQMRDVLIASAKAGVRAVEGINSVSMRVVNEKKEPALGQSRLTSGICGGPIRQAALHFIRQAAQINKKEKLGLTLIGCGGITAPAHFDHFLEAGAEVAMSATGMMWDPYLALKYHQSR
- a CDS encoding orotate phosphoribosyltransferase, with protein sequence MNTRQLALALFEIQAIKFGSFTLKSGLESPIYLDLRLIISFPSLLKEISEMMWKKAENLSFDLVCGVPYTALPLATCLSVLHDVPMILRRKEVKEYGTKKRIEGVFEQGQSCLILEDVITTGSSILETCHSLSEEGLQVKDAIVIVDRQQGARTHLQEKGIRTHSLTTLSELVNLLYDSQKIDRQLFQTSMSVLQQ
- the pyrF gene encoding orotidine-5'-phosphate decarboxylase, producing the protein MKPLSYGERGNLCQNPTAKKLFRIMEEKRTNLCVSADFTKAEELLSFADKISPEICLLKTHIDILEDFSPYVTETLKRLSEKKQFLIFEDRKFADIGNTVLQQYQGGIYKIAEWADITNAHIVPGPGIIAGLKEVGLPRKRGLLLLAEMSSEGTLAQGGYTTRAVEMAKRHDDFVIGFISMRKLSDDPRMIHMTPGVQRGASKDALGQQYQTPENVINAGSDIIIVGRGITAAKDPLIEAVQYKNEAWKAYASRR
- a CDS encoding glycosyltransferase family 2 protein, which codes for MPHADSSPFISIVILNWNGKRDTLACLESVAKIDYPRFETILVDNGSTDDSVKAVREKFPGVTLLETGANLGFAGGNNVGIAHALKTGADAILLLNNDTEVDPGLLKAFAAQLKNQPEAGILGATIYLFDERERLDHLGGNWNKKRAAFDFIGHRERVTNQVKTLALDYVCGAALLARREVFEKVGELEPLFFLIWEEADFCMRAKRAGFLSMTCPDAQIWHKVSASFVGGKRHTTYFWWRNRLLWIERNCSRMEILSLYLRVLLPEISHLLKLRLLKGLQLHCLGFLQSPEKKAEKRQKLTQYRAALRGISDYLLRRFGSAPPWIFQK